From the Acidicapsa ligni genome, one window contains:
- a CDS encoding PIN domain-containing protein — MIGIDTNILVRFITQDDPYQSAIANAFMASLTADKPGFIPLVTIVELWWVLSRGYKLSRAQCIQATATLLASQQLVIEAEPLVWDALLLVEQTNSDLSDCLIAGCARASGCNSVVTFDRNAVKATGMQLLT, encoded by the coding sequence TTGATCGGGATCGACACAAACATCCTCGTCCGTTTCATTACCCAGGATGATCCGTACCAATCAGCCATAGCCAATGCATTCATGGCTTCGCTCACCGCAGACAAGCCGGGGTTTATCCCGCTCGTGACCATCGTCGAGCTCTGGTGGGTATTAAGTCGTGGCTATAAACTAAGTCGGGCCCAGTGCATCCAGGCAACCGCGACACTCCTGGCCAGCCAGCAGTTAGTCATAGAAGCCGAGCCGCTCGTCTGGGACGCTCTCCTGCTTGTCGAACAGACTAACTCAGACTTGAGTGACTGCCTCATCGCAGGCTGCGCTCGCGCCTCAGGCTGTAATTCAGTTGTAACTTTCGATCGAAACGCAGTAAAAGCCACTGGAATGCAACTTCTCACATAA
- a CDS encoding AbrB/MazE/SpoVT family DNA-binding domain-containing protein, with the protein MASATMTSKGQITIPIEVRTELGLKAGDRIEFARNEQGRVVLLPKNGSVQALKGMFGKFHHALSIEEMNEAIASSGAEHHKSDEETEAV; encoded by the coding sequence ATGGCAAGCGCTACCATGACTTCAAAAGGGCAAATTACCATCCCGATCGAGGTACGGACAGAACTGGGCTTAAAAGCCGGGGATCGAATCGAATTTGCACGAAACGAACAAGGAAGAGTCGTCCTGCTTCCCAAAAACGGCAGTGTCCAGGCACTCAAAGGCATGTTCGGCAAATTCCATCACGCTTTATCCATTGAAGAAATGAACGAAGCCATTGCCAGCAGCGGAGCCGAACACCACAAATCGGACGAAGAAACGGAAGCTGTTTGA
- a CDS encoding GatB/YqeY domain-containing protein, which yields MSETLEVRVKAETITAMKARDGERTTTLRLITTALKNKAIEKREELSDAESQQILASMIKQRRDSIEQFTKGGRPELAAKEAVEIAVIEEFLPKALSTEELSVLVGLVVAQIAEGAAQKPGPKEMGTVIKAVQARLQADGLRAEGRLVSEAVKAALA from the coding sequence ATGAGCGAGACATTGGAAGTACGGGTTAAGGCAGAGACGATTACGGCCATGAAGGCGCGGGACGGCGAGCGGACGACGACTCTGCGGCTGATTACGACGGCGTTGAAGAACAAGGCGATTGAGAAGCGCGAGGAGCTTTCGGATGCGGAGTCGCAGCAAATCCTGGCGTCGATGATCAAGCAGCGGCGGGACTCGATTGAGCAGTTCACCAAGGGCGGAAGGCCGGAGCTGGCGGCGAAGGAAGCTGTCGAGATTGCGGTGATCGAGGAGTTTTTGCCCAAGGCGCTGAGTACGGAAGAGTTATCGGTCCTGGTGGGGCTGGTGGTGGCCCAGATCGCTGAGGGTGCGGCGCAAAAGCCTGGTCCCAAGGAGATGGGGACGGTCATAAAGGCTGTTCAGGCGCGGTTGCAGGCGGATGGGCTGCGGGCTGAGGGACGGCTGGTGAGTGAGGCTGTGAAGGCTGCCTTGGCTTAG
- a CDS encoding glycoside hydrolase family 127 protein, which translates to MMLRRTFLKNGLKTAGAASALLGAKSRALAVAGAGAAPLLEFGYGDVQLAPGIAQMQFEQTQSVMMGMDEDSLLRPWRLRAGLPAAGRPMGGWYDEVPLVKTPSGGTGFAPAHSFGQWISALARGYAINQDPKTRAKLERLLALYEPAISDKFYANFRFPAYNYDKMVMGLIDAHQFAGMPKAFDLLNQTTDAAEMHLPPTALDRDEPQRKWRASVGDNTTDDYTWDESYTMPENLYLAAQRGAGDRYRNMAPRYLLNASYFDPLSEGRNVLPGHHAYSFCNALSSAMQAYMVGGSEKHLRAASNAFDMIVNTQSYATGGWGPDESFREPGSGALYASLTNSKHSFETPCGSYAHSKLTRYLLRVTRDGKYGDSMERVLYNTVLGAKELQQDGHSFYYSDYSNTGHKFYFDDKWPCCSGTLPQVAADYRILSYFHDTDGVYVNLYLPSTLKWTGGNGARLELTQSGGYPLEGRTNLVLRASKAETFALRLRIPVWANVDASDPVMIRVNGQPVAAPIATGFATLRRKWKDGDRVELNLPLPMRLEAIDPQHPETVALVRGPLVLFAMTDEDPRVSRDQLLSAKRQRGQSVWMAESGAGPLLLTPFTEIREERYRTYVTLTSA; encoded by the coding sequence ATGATGCTTCGCCGTACTTTTCTCAAGAATGGATTGAAGACTGCCGGGGCTGCTTCGGCTTTGCTGGGGGCGAAATCCCGCGCTTTGGCGGTTGCCGGTGCGGGTGCTGCGCCGCTGCTGGAGTTTGGCTACGGGGATGTGCAGCTTGCTCCGGGGATTGCTCAGATGCAGTTTGAGCAGACGCAGTCGGTAATGATGGGTATGGACGAGGACTCGCTTTTGAGGCCGTGGAGGCTGCGGGCGGGATTGCCTGCTGCGGGCAGGCCGATGGGCGGATGGTATGACGAGGTTCCGCTGGTGAAGACGCCGAGCGGAGGGACAGGGTTTGCTCCGGCGCACTCCTTTGGGCAATGGATCTCGGCTCTTGCGCGGGGGTATGCGATCAATCAGGATCCTAAAACCAGGGCTAAGTTAGAACGGCTGCTGGCTTTGTATGAGCCGGCTATCTCGGATAAGTTCTATGCTAACTTCCGCTTTCCTGCTTATAACTACGACAAGATGGTGATGGGGCTGATTGATGCGCACCAGTTTGCGGGGATGCCGAAGGCTTTTGATCTTCTGAATCAGACTACGGATGCTGCGGAGATGCATTTGCCTCCGACGGCATTGGATCGCGATGAGCCGCAGCGAAAGTGGCGTGCTTCGGTTGGGGATAACACGACGGATGACTATACGTGGGATGAGTCCTACACGATGCCGGAGAACTTATATCTCGCGGCGCAGCGCGGTGCGGGTGATCGCTACCGGAATATGGCTCCGAGATATCTATTGAATGCGAGTTACTTCGATCCTCTATCGGAGGGCAGGAATGTGCTGCCGGGGCATCATGCTTACAGCTTTTGCAATGCGCTGAGTTCGGCGATGCAGGCGTACATGGTGGGTGGGAGCGAGAAGCATTTACGCGCCGCATCGAATGCCTTTGACATGATCGTGAATACGCAGAGTTATGCGACGGGCGGATGGGGTCCGGATGAGAGCTTTCGCGAGCCGGGAAGTGGCGCGTTGTATGCGAGTCTGACGAATTCGAAACATAGCTTTGAGACGCCTTGCGGGAGTTATGCGCATTCCAAGTTGACGCGCTATCTATTGCGGGTTACTCGCGATGGTAAATACGGCGACAGCATGGAGCGGGTGCTGTATAACACGGTGCTTGGCGCGAAGGAGCTGCAGCAGGATGGGCACTCTTTCTATTACTCGGATTACAGCAATACGGGGCATAAGTTCTACTTCGACGATAAGTGGCCCTGCTGCTCGGGGACGTTGCCGCAGGTGGCGGCGGATTATCGAATACTGAGTTACTTTCATGATACGGACGGGGTGTATGTGAACCTGTATCTTCCTTCTACTTTGAAGTGGACGGGAGGGAATGGTGCGCGGCTGGAGTTGACGCAGTCGGGCGGATATCCGCTGGAGGGCAGGACGAACCTGGTTTTGCGGGCCTCGAAGGCGGAGACGTTTGCGCTGCGGTTGCGGATTCCGGTGTGGGCCAATGTGGATGCGAGTGACCCTGTGATGATTCGCGTGAATGGGCAGCCGGTTGCGGCTCCGATTGCGACGGGTTTTGCTACGCTGCGGCGCAAGTGGAAGGACGGGGATCGCGTGGAGTTGAATCTTCCGTTGCCGATGCGGCTGGAGGCTATCGATCCGCAACATCCTGAGACGGTGGCGCTGGTGCGTGGGCCGCTGGTGTTGTTTGCCATGACGGATGAAGATCCGAGGGTGAGCCGCGATCAGTTGTTGAGCGCGAAACGCCAGCGTGGGCAGAGTGTGTGGATGGCGGAGAGTGGCGCGGGTCCGCTGCTGCTGACGCCGTTTACGGAGATACGGGAAGAGCGATATCGGACGTATGTGACGCTGACGTCAGCCTGA
- a CDS encoding APC family permease, translating into MPDDARPGNLGAGNSRTGNSRASNHLKRILGLGFGVAVIFGGTVGVGILRLPGMIAEQLQSEWLILLVWVLGGIYALLGAVSVAELGVAMPQAGGFYVYSRRAFGPGTGFAMGWTDWLNNCAVIAYGAVAAAEYIASLLPGVTEQDTTLQKGIALGLLALFCGLHWLGLRVSSGIQKITSVVTAVTFVVLAVACFLHPRVPHVARFWGAGTAPGWAGWMALLVPMVAALRAIMVTYDGWYAAIYFTEEDTDAAKHLPRLMISGVLVVMGLYLLMNLAFLHVLSIPEMANSRLPAAEAARLVLPAWSGKFVTVLSLLTLLGLINAVLLGAPRILLAIGRDGLFSRRAAWVSENGTPGVALLLSAAMAAVFLVSGRLEEIIAVAAILVAGMYCVNYIAVFRLRSREPRLKRPFRAWGYPLSTGVVLAGSLVFLVAAIHDDPLSAAKALVLLMIAVPAYLWMRGRAKLT; encoded by the coding sequence ATGCCTGATGATGCTCGCCCGGGCAATTTGGGGGCTGGTAATTCCCGGACTGGCAATTCAAGGGCAAGTAATCATCTGAAGCGCATCCTGGGGCTTGGCTTTGGGGTTGCGGTGATCTTTGGCGGGACGGTGGGCGTGGGGATTCTGCGGCTGCCGGGGATGATTGCGGAGCAGTTGCAGAGTGAGTGGCTGATCCTGCTGGTGTGGGTGCTGGGTGGTATCTATGCGCTGCTGGGGGCAGTTTCCGTTGCCGAGTTAGGCGTGGCGATGCCGCAGGCGGGTGGATTTTATGTGTATTCGCGAAGAGCGTTTGGACCGGGAACCGGCTTTGCGATGGGCTGGACTGACTGGTTGAATAACTGCGCCGTGATTGCATACGGAGCGGTGGCGGCTGCGGAATATATAGCTTCTTTATTGCCGGGAGTTACCGAACAGGATACGACGCTGCAGAAGGGGATTGCGCTGGGGTTGCTGGCGCTGTTCTGTGGATTGCATTGGCTGGGGCTGCGGGTTAGCAGCGGCATTCAGAAGATCACGAGCGTTGTGACGGCGGTTACGTTTGTGGTGTTGGCTGTGGCTTGTTTTCTGCATCCGAGAGTGCCGCATGTTGCGCGTTTCTGGGGTGCTGGAACTGCGCCTGGCTGGGCGGGATGGATGGCTCTCCTGGTGCCGATGGTGGCCGCGTTGCGCGCGATTATGGTGACTTATGACGGGTGGTACGCGGCTATCTACTTTACAGAGGAAGATACAGATGCGGCGAAGCATTTACCCCGGTTGATGATTAGTGGCGTGTTAGTGGTGATGGGGCTGTACCTGTTGATGAACCTGGCATTTCTTCACGTGCTTTCAATTCCGGAGATGGCTAACTCCAGGTTACCGGCGGCGGAGGCGGCGCGGCTTGTTCTTCCTGCGTGGAGCGGCAAGTTTGTAACTGTGCTTTCGTTGCTGACGCTGCTGGGATTGATCAATGCGGTGTTACTGGGTGCGCCGCGTATCCTGCTTGCGATTGGGCGCGATGGGTTGTTTTCCAGGCGGGCTGCGTGGGTGAGCGAGAATGGAACGCCGGGGGTAGCGTTGCTGCTTTCGGCGGCGATGGCTGCGGTGTTTCTTGTGAGCGGACGGCTGGAAGAGATTATTGCCGTGGCGGCGATCCTGGTGGCTGGAATGTACTGCGTGAACTATATTGCGGTGTTTCGATTGCGAAGCCGCGAGCCGCGGTTGAAGCGGCCTTTTCGTGCGTGGGGATATCCGCTGAGCACGGGAGTGGTGCTGGCGGGGTCACTGGTGTTTCTGGTGGCGGCTATTCATGATGACCCGCTGAGTGCGGCCAAGGCGCTTGTGCTGCTGATGATCGCGGTGCCTGCGTATCTGTGGATGCGGGGACGCGCCAAACTTACATAG
- a CDS encoding pyridoxal-phosphate-dependent aminotransferase family protein encodes MFRKTRLFTPGPTPLLPAAQFAMAAADLHHRTAEFRALYTKVLAQLKEFVGTRNDVLLLSSSGTGAMEAAVSNLTSPGDPVLVLTAGKFGERWTAITKAFGCNVEVLNAPYGETFDLATIKAALKPEHKAVYVQATETSTATRHDIRGIAEALKAANSQALLVVDAITGLGTTHFDVDAWGIDVLIGGSQKAVMIPPGLAYLSVSDRAWAAMETSKNPRYYFDLRKERKSAKLGESAYTPSVSLIAGLGAALDYIAGQANGDLAEGRISLIENAETCAAMTRAGLVALGFTLFAPTAPAAAATAVSVPEGLDSGAVVKELKSRFGAVIANGQGEMKGKIFRIAHLGFFDYMDTIALLGALELIARDTLKLPVQFGQGVAAAQQVFATRKPKQAYEETFAVTV; translated from the coding sequence ATGTTCCGTAAAACCCGCCTCTTTACCCCCGGACCAACCCCCTTACTCCCCGCCGCCCAGTTCGCCATGGCTGCCGCCGACCTCCATCACCGCACCGCCGAGTTTCGCGCCCTCTACACCAAGGTCCTCGCCCAGCTCAAAGAATTCGTCGGCACCAGGAATGACGTTCTCCTGCTCTCCTCCTCCGGCACCGGAGCAATGGAAGCCGCCGTCAGCAACCTCACCTCGCCCGGCGATCCCGTCCTCGTCCTGACCGCCGGAAAGTTCGGCGAACGCTGGACAGCCATCACCAAAGCCTTTGGTTGCAACGTCGAAGTGCTCAACGCCCCCTATGGCGAAACCTTCGACCTCGCCACAATCAAGGCCGCCCTCAAGCCCGAGCACAAAGCCGTCTACGTCCAGGCCACCGAAACCTCCACCGCCACTCGTCACGACATCCGCGGAATCGCCGAAGCTCTCAAAGCCGCGAACTCACAAGCTCTCCTGGTAGTCGACGCCATCACCGGCCTCGGCACCACCCACTTCGACGTAGACGCCTGGGGCATCGACGTCCTCATCGGCGGCTCGCAAAAAGCAGTCATGATCCCACCCGGACTCGCCTACCTCAGCGTCAGCGACCGCGCCTGGGCCGCCATGGAAACCAGCAAGAATCCGCGCTACTACTTCGATCTCCGCAAGGAGCGTAAGTCCGCCAAGCTCGGCGAATCCGCCTACACCCCCTCCGTTTCCCTCATCGCAGGCCTCGGAGCAGCCCTCGACTACATCGCCGGTCAGGCCAATGGCGATCTCGCCGAAGGCCGTATCAGCCTCATCGAAAACGCTGAAACCTGCGCCGCCATGACCCGCGCCGGACTCGTCGCCCTCGGCTTCACCCTCTTCGCGCCAACCGCGCCCGCTGCAGCAGCCACCGCCGTCTCCGTCCCCGAAGGCCTCGATTCCGGCGCCGTCGTCAAGGAACTCAAGTCGCGCTTCGGCGCCGTCATCGCCAACGGTCAGGGCGAGATGAAGGGCAAAATCTTCCGCATCGCCCACCTCGGCTTCTTCGACTACATGGACACCATAGCCCTGCTCGGCGCACTCGAACTCATCGCCCGCGACACCCTCAAACTCCCCGTCCAGTTCGGTCAGGGAGTAGCTGCCGCACAGCAGGTTTTCGCCACCCGCAAGCCCAAACAAGCCTACGAAGAAACCTTCGCCGTAACCGTCTAG
- the serA gene encoding phosphoglycerate dehydrogenase yields the protein MPDLSFGEKLIIARKKLNLYQYQMAEKLGVHPNSIWKYEQGEGKPQASVVRMFDLFCDQNDIRFDEYESVEKVKGVPMKIILAEKVSPATLAVLDSEPGWEILTHDQLPNGLEHALADADALVVRSAVQVDDALLEHAPKLRVIGRAGVGVDNIDADAATRRGIVVMNTPGANAIAVAELTLGLMLALARKLPLANSTMHAGKWEKKSLQGVELRGKTLGILGLGRIGLEVAKRARGFGLEIVGHDPFVSAAVAREAGIRLVATEELFAVSDYLTLHVGLTPQTTGIINERTIATMKPGIRILNCARGELIEDNALVAALISGHVGGAALDVFTKEPLKDSAYFNLENVILTPHIAGSTAEAQEAVGIQIARQVREYLKLGVVQNAVNVTSLTHEEYLVLSPFIELAGRLGNFLSQAATRNIESIHLTYSGSLAEGKTELIRNAAIAGLLSGSENVNRINAATVAQERGIRIHEEKQASPRGGTASVLTIALHDSAGESRASATVLHGEQPRLLELDGIDIEAPLEGSLLVCRNLDVPGVIGNIGTILGRHGVNIANFALGRERSSATPTPPNTQPGRALSVVQVDEPVGPEVVLALSNIHALLEARLVRLA from the coding sequence ATGCCAGACCTAAGCTTCGGCGAAAAGCTGATAATCGCCCGCAAAAAACTAAACCTCTACCAGTACCAGATGGCCGAGAAGCTGGGCGTCCACCCCAACTCCATCTGGAAATACGAGCAGGGCGAAGGCAAGCCCCAGGCCTCGGTCGTGCGCATGTTCGATCTCTTCTGCGATCAAAACGACATCCGTTTCGACGAATACGAATCCGTAGAAAAAGTTAAAGGAGTTCCAATGAAGATCATCCTCGCGGAAAAGGTCTCACCCGCAACCCTGGCCGTCCTCGACAGCGAACCCGGCTGGGAAATCCTCACCCACGACCAGCTCCCCAACGGCCTCGAACACGCCCTTGCCGATGCCGACGCCCTCGTCGTCCGCTCCGCCGTCCAGGTCGATGACGCCCTGCTCGAACACGCCCCCAAGCTCCGCGTAATCGGCCGCGCAGGCGTAGGAGTCGACAACATCGACGCCGACGCAGCCACCCGCCGCGGCATCGTCGTCATGAACACCCCCGGAGCCAACGCTATAGCCGTAGCCGAACTCACCCTCGGCCTCATGCTCGCTTTAGCCCGCAAGCTCCCCCTCGCCAACTCCACCATGCACGCAGGCAAGTGGGAAAAGAAGTCTCTGCAAGGCGTAGAACTCCGCGGCAAGACCCTCGGCATCCTCGGCCTCGGTCGCATCGGCCTTGAAGTAGCCAAACGCGCCCGCGGCTTCGGTCTCGAAATCGTCGGCCACGATCCCTTCGTCTCCGCAGCCGTCGCCCGCGAAGCCGGTATCCGCCTCGTAGCCACCGAAGAACTGTTCGCCGTCTCCGACTACCTCACCCTCCACGTCGGCCTCACCCCGCAAACCACCGGCATCATCAACGAGCGCACCATCGCCACCATGAAGCCCGGCATCCGCATTCTCAACTGCGCCCGTGGCGAACTCATTGAAGACAACGCCCTCGTAGCCGCGCTCATCTCCGGCCACGTCGGCGGAGCAGCCCTCGACGTCTTCACCAAGGAGCCGCTCAAAGACTCCGCCTACTTCAATCTCGAAAACGTCATCCTCACCCCGCACATCGCCGGGTCCACCGCAGAAGCGCAAGAAGCAGTCGGCATCCAGATCGCCCGCCAGGTCCGCGAATACCTCAAGCTCGGCGTCGTCCAGAACGCCGTCAATGTAACCTCACTCACCCACGAGGAGTATCTCGTACTCTCGCCCTTCATCGAACTAGCCGGACGCCTCGGCAATTTCCTCTCCCAGGCCGCCACGCGCAACATCGAGAGCATTCACCTCACCTACTCCGGCTCACTCGCTGAAGGCAAAACCGAGCTCATCCGCAACGCCGCCATCGCCGGTCTGCTCTCCGGCTCAGAGAACGTGAATCGCATCAACGCCGCCACCGTAGCCCAGGAACGCGGCATCCGCATCCACGAAGAAAAGCAGGCATCTCCGCGCGGAGGTACAGCCAGCGTCCTGACCATCGCCCTGCACGACTCCGCCGGAGAAAGCCGCGCATCGGCCACCGTCCTGCACGGCGAACAACCCCGCCTCCTCGAACTCGACGGCATCGATATCGAAGCCCCACTCGAAGGCAGCCTGCTCGTCTGCCGCAACCTCGACGTCCCCGGCGTAATCGGCAACATCGGCACCATCCTCGGCCGCCACGGAGTCAACATCGCCAACTTCGCCCTGGGCAGAGAACGCTCCAGCGCAACCCCAACTCCTCCAAACACCCAACCTGGCCGCGCCCTGTCCGTAGTCCAGGTAGATGAACCCGTAGGCCCGGAAGTAGTCCTGGCCCTAAGCAACATCCACGCCCTGCTGGAAGCCCGCCTGGTCCGTCTGGCCTAA